In Manis pentadactyla isolate mManPen7 chromosome 3, mManPen7.hap1, whole genome shotgun sequence, a single window of DNA contains:
- the INPP5E gene encoding phosphatidylinositol polyphosphate 5-phosphatase type IV isoform X2 produces the protein MPSKLACPGHSEAAPQQPASSGHPQPEDRMLKGQLPNTDKELTSRPGSPPTDSCQGPGKGPVLPLTIPAKISNEDSQAKAKPFTPKPPTRPRLERALSLDDKGWRRRRFRAGHEDLAARNGASSSRGSLQDEVPGTPAHSCSPPCLSTSLQEIPMSRRAPGSGGGSPSLWGASISGRISTSLDLLHQDRVSAGSIPRLASVPPSHLLPAMDQNIASDSLRTANKVDSDHADYRLHLQTRLFRAHSSLGPGRPPSVLACDDCSLRSTKSSFSLLAPIRAKDVRSRSYLEGSLLASGALMGAEELARYFPDRNMALFVATWNMQGQKVALRLPRRREWEVRLQEALGPHYVMLHSAAHGALHMSVLIRRDLIWFCSEVESSTVTTRIVSQIKTKGALGVSFTFFGTSFLFITSHFTSGDGKVSERLVDYTRTIQGLALPRSVPDTSPYRSSSGDVTTRFDGVFWFGDFNFRLSGGRGAVEAILRQAPGDTAPALLQHDQLTREMKKGSVFKGFQEPDIHFPPSYKFDIGKDSYDSTSKQRTPSYTDRIMYRSRHKDDICPVKYSSCPVIKTSDHRPVYGLFRVKVRPGRDNIPLAAGKFDRELYLIGIKRRISKEIQRQQALKGQHSSAICAIS, from the exons ATGCCGTCCAAGCTGGCATGCCCGGGACACTCAGAAGCAGCTCCCCAGCAGCCTGCCTCCAGTGGGCACCCACAGCCTGAAGACAGAATGCTCAAGGGGCAGCTTCCAAATACAGACAAAGAGCTCACCTCCCGCCCCGGGTCCCCACCCACTGACAGCTGTCAGGGCCCCGGGAAGGGCCCAGTGCTCCCTCTGACCATTCCAGCAAAAATCAGCAATGAGGACTCACAGGCTAAAGCAAAACCCTTCACGCCAAAGCCACCGACAAGGCCCAGGCTGGAGCGAGCACTGTCCCTGGATGACAAGGGCTGGAGGAGGCGGCGTTTCAGGGCCGGCCACGAGGACCTCGCTGCCCGGAATGGGGCCAGCTCCTCCAGGGGCTCCCTGCAGGATGAGGTCCCGGGCACCCCTGCCCACAGTTGCTCCCCACCCTGCCTGAGCACCTCCTTGCAAGAAATCCCCATGTCCCGCAGGGCTCcaggcagtgggggtgggagcCCCTCCTTGTGGGGTGCCAGTATCTCCGGGAGGATCAGCACCTCCCTGGACCTCCTGCACCAGGACAGAGTCTCGGCTGGGAGCATCCCCAGGCTGGCCAGTGTTCCTCCCTCACACCTGCTGCCCGCCATGGACCAGAACATTGCCTCCGACTCTCTGCGGACAGcaaataaggtggactcagatcACGCCGACTACAGGCTCCACCTGCAGACCAGACTGTTCCGGGCCCACAGCAGCCTGGGCCCTGGCCGGCCCCCAAGCGTCCTGGCCTGTGATGACTGTTCCCTTCGTTCGACCAAATCCTCCTTCAGCCTCCTGGCACCAATCCGCGCCAAGGACGTCCGGAGCAG GAGCTATCTGGAGGGGAGCCTCCTGGCCAGCGGAGCCCTGATGGGGGCAGAGGAGCTGGCGCGCTACTTTCCCGACCGGAACATGGCCCTCTTCGTGGCCACCTGGAACATGCAGGGCCAGAAG GTGGCCTTGCGTCTTCCCCGCAGGCGGGAGTGGGAGGTGCGCCTGCAGGAGGCCCTGGGCCCACACTACGTCATGCTGCACTCGGCGGCCCACGGGGCGCTGCACATGTCTGTGCTCATCCGCAGGGACCTCATCTGGTTCTGCTCAG AGGTGGAGAGCTCCACGGTGACCACGCGCATCGTGTCCCAAATCAAAACCAAGGGGGCCCTGGGCGTCAGCTTTACCTTCTTCGGCACCTCCTTCCTCTTCATCACGTCTCACTTCACCT CTGGGGACGGGAAGGTCAGTGAGAGGCTGGTGGACTACACCAGAACCATCCAGGGCCTCGCCCTGCCCAGGAGCGTGCCGGACACCAGCCCCTACCGCTCCAGCTCAG GGGATGTCACCACGCGGTTCGATGGAGTGTTCTGGTTTGGGGACTTCAACTTCCGCCTGAGTGGTGGGCGCGGGGCCGTGGAGGCCATCCTGAGGCAGGCCCCGGGAGACACAGCTCCTGCTCTGCTGCAGCACGACCAGCTTACCCGGGAGATGAAGAAAG GGTCTGTCTTCAAGGGCTTCCAGGAGCCGGACATCCACTTTCCTCCATCGTACAAGTTTGACATCGGGAAGGACTCCTACGACTCCACCTCCAAGCAGAGGACCCCCTCCTACACG GACCGCATCATGTACAGAAGCCGCCACAAGGATGACATCTGCCCGGTCAAGTACTCCTCCTGTCCTGTGATCAAGACATCTGACCACCGCCCCGTGTACGGCCTGTTCCGGGTGAAAGTGAGGCCCGGGAGAGACAA CATTCCACTGGCTGCCGGCAAGTTTGACCGAGAACTGTACTTAATAGGCATTAAAAGGCGGATTTCCAAAGAGATTCAGAGACAGCAAGCACTGAAGGGCCAGCACTCCAGTGCTATTTGTGCCATTTCTTGA
- the INPP5E gene encoding phosphatidylinositol polyphosphate 5-phosphatase type IV isoform X3, with the protein MPSKLACPGHSEAAPQQPASSGHPQPEDRMLKGQLPNTDKELTSRPGSPPTDSCQGPGKGPVLPLTIPAKISNEDSQAKAKPFTPKPPTRPRLERALSLDDKGWRRRRFRAGHEDLAARNGASSSRGSLQDEVPGTPAHSCSPPCLSTSLQEIPMSRRAPGSGGGSPSLWGASISGRISTSLDLLHQDRVSAGSIPRLASVPPSHLLPAMDQNIASDSLRTANKVDSDHADYRLHLQTRLFRAHSSLGPGRPPSVLACDDCSLRSTKSSFSLLAPIRAKDVRSRSYLEGSLLASGALMGAEELARYFPDRNMALFVATWNMQGQKELPANLDELLLPAEADYAQDLYVVGVQEGCSDRREWEVRLQEALGPHYVMLHSAAHGALHMSVLIRRDLIWFCSEVESSTVTTRIVSQIKTKGALGVSFTFFGTSFLFITSHFTSGDGKVSERLVDYTRTIQGLALPRSVPDTSPYRSSSGDVTTRFDGVFWFGDFNFRLSGGRGAVEAILRQAPGDTAPALLQHDQLTREMKKGSVFKGFQEPDIHFPPSYKFDIGKDSYDSTSKQRTPSYTDRIMYRSRHKDDICPVKYSSCPVIKTSDHRPVYGLFRVKHSTGCRQV; encoded by the exons ATGCCGTCCAAGCTGGCATGCCCGGGACACTCAGAAGCAGCTCCCCAGCAGCCTGCCTCCAGTGGGCACCCACAGCCTGAAGACAGAATGCTCAAGGGGCAGCTTCCAAATACAGACAAAGAGCTCACCTCCCGCCCCGGGTCCCCACCCACTGACAGCTGTCAGGGCCCCGGGAAGGGCCCAGTGCTCCCTCTGACCATTCCAGCAAAAATCAGCAATGAGGACTCACAGGCTAAAGCAAAACCCTTCACGCCAAAGCCACCGACAAGGCCCAGGCTGGAGCGAGCACTGTCCCTGGATGACAAGGGCTGGAGGAGGCGGCGTTTCAGGGCCGGCCACGAGGACCTCGCTGCCCGGAATGGGGCCAGCTCCTCCAGGGGCTCCCTGCAGGATGAGGTCCCGGGCACCCCTGCCCACAGTTGCTCCCCACCCTGCCTGAGCACCTCCTTGCAAGAAATCCCCATGTCCCGCAGGGCTCcaggcagtgggggtgggagcCCCTCCTTGTGGGGTGCCAGTATCTCCGGGAGGATCAGCACCTCCCTGGACCTCCTGCACCAGGACAGAGTCTCGGCTGGGAGCATCCCCAGGCTGGCCAGTGTTCCTCCCTCACACCTGCTGCCCGCCATGGACCAGAACATTGCCTCCGACTCTCTGCGGACAGcaaataaggtggactcagatcACGCCGACTACAGGCTCCACCTGCAGACCAGACTGTTCCGGGCCCACAGCAGCCTGGGCCCTGGCCGGCCCCCAAGCGTCCTGGCCTGTGATGACTGTTCCCTTCGTTCGACCAAATCCTCCTTCAGCCTCCTGGCACCAATCCGCGCCAAGGACGTCCGGAGCAG GAGCTATCTGGAGGGGAGCCTCCTGGCCAGCGGAGCCCTGATGGGGGCAGAGGAGCTGGCGCGCTACTTTCCCGACCGGAACATGGCCCTCTTCGTGGCCACCTGGAACATGCAGGGCCAGAAG GAGCTCCCCGCAAACCTGGACGAGCTCCTGCTGCCCGCTGAGGCTGACTATGCCCAGGACCTGTACGTCGTCGGGGTCCAGGAGGGCTGCTCCGACAG GCGGGAGTGGGAGGTGCGCCTGCAGGAGGCCCTGGGCCCACACTACGTCATGCTGCACTCGGCGGCCCACGGGGCGCTGCACATGTCTGTGCTCATCCGCAGGGACCTCATCTGGTTCTGCTCAG AGGTGGAGAGCTCCACGGTGACCACGCGCATCGTGTCCCAAATCAAAACCAAGGGGGCCCTGGGCGTCAGCTTTACCTTCTTCGGCACCTCCTTCCTCTTCATCACGTCTCACTTCACCT CTGGGGACGGGAAGGTCAGTGAGAGGCTGGTGGACTACACCAGAACCATCCAGGGCCTCGCCCTGCCCAGGAGCGTGCCGGACACCAGCCCCTACCGCTCCAGCTCAG GGGATGTCACCACGCGGTTCGATGGAGTGTTCTGGTTTGGGGACTTCAACTTCCGCCTGAGTGGTGGGCGCGGGGCCGTGGAGGCCATCCTGAGGCAGGCCCCGGGAGACACAGCTCCTGCTCTGCTGCAGCACGACCAGCTTACCCGGGAGATGAAGAAAG GGTCTGTCTTCAAGGGCTTCCAGGAGCCGGACATCCACTTTCCTCCATCGTACAAGTTTGACATCGGGAAGGACTCCTACGACTCCACCTCCAAGCAGAGGACCCCCTCCTACACG GACCGCATCATGTACAGAAGCCGCCACAAGGATGACATCTGCCCGGTCAAGTACTCCTCCTGTCCTGTGATCAAGACATCTGACCACCGCCCCGTGTACGGCCTGTTCCGGGTGAAA CATTCCACTGGCTGCCGGCAAGTTTGA
- the INPP5E gene encoding phosphatidylinositol polyphosphate 5-phosphatase type IV isoform X1 has translation MPSKLACPGHSEAAPQQPASSGHPQPEDRMLKGQLPNTDKELTSRPGSPPTDSCQGPGKGPVLPLTIPAKISNEDSQAKAKPFTPKPPTRPRLERALSLDDKGWRRRRFRAGHEDLAARNGASSSRGSLQDEVPGTPAHSCSPPCLSTSLQEIPMSRRAPGSGGGSPSLWGASISGRISTSLDLLHQDRVSAGSIPRLASVPPSHLLPAMDQNIASDSLRTANKVDSDHADYRLHLQTRLFRAHSSLGPGRPPSVLACDDCSLRSTKSSFSLLAPIRAKDVRSRSYLEGSLLASGALMGAEELARYFPDRNMALFVATWNMQGQKELPANLDELLLPAEADYAQDLYVVGVQEGCSDRREWEVRLQEALGPHYVMLHSAAHGALHMSVLIRRDLIWFCSEVESSTVTTRIVSQIKTKGALGVSFTFFGTSFLFITSHFTSGDGKVSERLVDYTRTIQGLALPRSVPDTSPYRSSSGDVTTRFDGVFWFGDFNFRLSGGRGAVEAILRQAPGDTAPALLQHDQLTREMKKGSVFKGFQEPDIHFPPSYKFDIGKDSYDSTSKQRTPSYTDRIMYRSRHKDDICPVKYSSCPVIKTSDHRPVYGLFRVKVRPGRDNIPLAAGKFDRELYLIGIKRRISKEIQRQQALKGQHSSAICAIS, from the exons ATGCCGTCCAAGCTGGCATGCCCGGGACACTCAGAAGCAGCTCCCCAGCAGCCTGCCTCCAGTGGGCACCCACAGCCTGAAGACAGAATGCTCAAGGGGCAGCTTCCAAATACAGACAAAGAGCTCACCTCCCGCCCCGGGTCCCCACCCACTGACAGCTGTCAGGGCCCCGGGAAGGGCCCAGTGCTCCCTCTGACCATTCCAGCAAAAATCAGCAATGAGGACTCACAGGCTAAAGCAAAACCCTTCACGCCAAAGCCACCGACAAGGCCCAGGCTGGAGCGAGCACTGTCCCTGGATGACAAGGGCTGGAGGAGGCGGCGTTTCAGGGCCGGCCACGAGGACCTCGCTGCCCGGAATGGGGCCAGCTCCTCCAGGGGCTCCCTGCAGGATGAGGTCCCGGGCACCCCTGCCCACAGTTGCTCCCCACCCTGCCTGAGCACCTCCTTGCAAGAAATCCCCATGTCCCGCAGGGCTCcaggcagtgggggtgggagcCCCTCCTTGTGGGGTGCCAGTATCTCCGGGAGGATCAGCACCTCCCTGGACCTCCTGCACCAGGACAGAGTCTCGGCTGGGAGCATCCCCAGGCTGGCCAGTGTTCCTCCCTCACACCTGCTGCCCGCCATGGACCAGAACATTGCCTCCGACTCTCTGCGGACAGcaaataaggtggactcagatcACGCCGACTACAGGCTCCACCTGCAGACCAGACTGTTCCGGGCCCACAGCAGCCTGGGCCCTGGCCGGCCCCCAAGCGTCCTGGCCTGTGATGACTGTTCCCTTCGTTCGACCAAATCCTCCTTCAGCCTCCTGGCACCAATCCGCGCCAAGGACGTCCGGAGCAG GAGCTATCTGGAGGGGAGCCTCCTGGCCAGCGGAGCCCTGATGGGGGCAGAGGAGCTGGCGCGCTACTTTCCCGACCGGAACATGGCCCTCTTCGTGGCCACCTGGAACATGCAGGGCCAGAAG GAGCTCCCCGCAAACCTGGACGAGCTCCTGCTGCCCGCTGAGGCTGACTATGCCCAGGACCTGTACGTCGTCGGGGTCCAGGAGGGCTGCTCCGACAG GCGGGAGTGGGAGGTGCGCCTGCAGGAGGCCCTGGGCCCACACTACGTCATGCTGCACTCGGCGGCCCACGGGGCGCTGCACATGTCTGTGCTCATCCGCAGGGACCTCATCTGGTTCTGCTCAG AGGTGGAGAGCTCCACGGTGACCACGCGCATCGTGTCCCAAATCAAAACCAAGGGGGCCCTGGGCGTCAGCTTTACCTTCTTCGGCACCTCCTTCCTCTTCATCACGTCTCACTTCACCT CTGGGGACGGGAAGGTCAGTGAGAGGCTGGTGGACTACACCAGAACCATCCAGGGCCTCGCCCTGCCCAGGAGCGTGCCGGACACCAGCCCCTACCGCTCCAGCTCAG GGGATGTCACCACGCGGTTCGATGGAGTGTTCTGGTTTGGGGACTTCAACTTCCGCCTGAGTGGTGGGCGCGGGGCCGTGGAGGCCATCCTGAGGCAGGCCCCGGGAGACACAGCTCCTGCTCTGCTGCAGCACGACCAGCTTACCCGGGAGATGAAGAAAG GGTCTGTCTTCAAGGGCTTCCAGGAGCCGGACATCCACTTTCCTCCATCGTACAAGTTTGACATCGGGAAGGACTCCTACGACTCCACCTCCAAGCAGAGGACCCCCTCCTACACG GACCGCATCATGTACAGAAGCCGCCACAAGGATGACATCTGCCCGGTCAAGTACTCCTCCTGTCCTGTGATCAAGACATCTGACCACCGCCCCGTGTACGGCCTGTTCCGGGTGAAAGTGAGGCCCGGGAGAGACAA CATTCCACTGGCTGCCGGCAAGTTTGACCGAGAACTGTACTTAATAGGCATTAAAAGGCGGATTTCCAAAGAGATTCAGAGACAGCAAGCACTGAAGGGCCAGCACTCCAGTGCTATTTGTGCCATTTCTTGA